From Polynucleobacter sp. JS-JIR-II-b4, a single genomic window includes:
- a CDS encoding glycosyltransferase family 2 protein, with translation MRISIVTISFNQAQFLEEAICSVLDQDYHDVEYIVVDPGSTDGSREIIEKYRSRISKVILDSDFGPADGLNKGFAVATGEIFGFLNSDDVLEKGALSSVVYYFDKFPLIDVISGNTFIVDSNGHLIRRFFSDRYSIWMAAHHAAILSQASTFFRSKSYLNAGGFNIKNRIAWDGELYLDMALSGARFACATEFWSKFRIHQEGITGSGKLDNLYSDYYDHIFTKVMGRSPTKLDRALTFLARFIRKIKNPSDTKERLFYGPIYRASST, from the coding sequence ATGAGAATATCTATTGTTACGATTTCATTTAATCAGGCCCAATTCTTGGAGGAGGCAATCTGCTCAGTATTGGATCAGGATTACCATGATGTTGAATATATAGTTGTAGACCCTGGCTCAACTGACGGCAGTAGAGAGATTATTGAAAAGTATCGCTCGAGAATTTCAAAAGTGATACTTGATTCAGACTTTGGTCCCGCAGATGGCCTTAATAAGGGGTTTGCAGTAGCTACTGGTGAGATTTTTGGTTTTCTTAATTCGGATGATGTGCTTGAAAAGGGGGCACTTTCGAGCGTTGTTTATTATTTTGATAAATTTCCATTGATAGATGTCATATCTGGAAATACTTTTATAGTTGATTCGAATGGGCATTTAATACGACGTTTCTTTTCCGATAGGTATTCAATTTGGATGGCTGCCCATCACGCAGCAATTCTCTCTCAAGCATCCACATTTTTTCGATCAAAAAGTTATTTAAATGCTGGCGGCTTCAACATTAAAAACCGAATTGCATGGGATGGTGAGCTTTACTTGGATATGGCTTTATCGGGTGCTCGTTTTGCTTGTGCAACTGAATTTTGGAGCAAATTTCGGATTCATCAGGAGGGGATTACTGGCTCGGGAAAATTAGACAATCTCTATAGTGATTACTATGACCATATCTTTACTAAGGTTATGGGCCGAAGTCCAACAAAGCTAGATAGGGCACTCACTTTTCTCGCCCGATTTATAAGAAAAATTAAAAACCCTAGCGACACAAAAGAACGCTTATTTTACGGTCCAATTTATAGAGCTTCTTCTACTTAA